TCTTCTCTTAATTCAAGAAGATTGGCAAGGCCTAATTTTCATAAGCAGCAGGTTCTTCCATCAATCTGTAGCATATTAAGGTGTTATGCACAAAGAGAAATTGTAAAGTACAAGTTGTTGGAaaatatttaattaataataCTTTAGGGATATGTTATATTTACCTTGCCAAATGAGCTGAAAATGCACGAGCAAAGGCAACACCTCTTCTTCTAGCATCATCTGTTCCACGTTCGCTCGCCACCGCCTACATATTCCGTAACAATTTCAAATACAAAATAACAAGACCTAGGGTCATTTGATGGATGGCAACATATAAGTTTGAATCTTCGGAAACGATTACAGGTTCAGAATAAACGCTACCATCTACAAAACGATTTTCTGTCTGAATGTTATCTTCTAGAAACGGAAGTAACAAACACTCATCTCCGAAAAATCTGCTTGATTCATCGTATTCGTAATCGAGTAAACGTGAGCTGGAAACAATCATGTCGGGGATGAACAAATCTGAATATTCACACGACATTCGTAAAGTGTCATTAACATCATCATCTCCACATGATGGCAGCACAAGATCACTTTCCCTCCATTGTTTACCTCCGTAGTCGTAGATATTTGGTTCAGTGTCGATTGCATCCAATATCGGTGAAAAGATTGTTTCTATTGTTGAGGAGCAAGTTTCTGTATGACCCATCTGTAAGTTAAAGTTAAAACTACCATAAGTAAATATAAAGAAACAAGAATGTTACATTGAATAAGAATATAAGATATTTACCGCGCTTGAAGGTGATATGTGCTTTTGAAACTGAATATTGTCTCCATCTACCATTTGACAACAGTTGGTTCTTTCATCAGCTTTATTACAAAAGAATCTgcacaacaaaaaaaaatgagaTTACGAAATGAACACCATCAAAAAGATTGTtctttatatagaccgtagaaTCTTTACCATCCTGCGCGTTAGGAGTACGTGTGTCAAGT
The sequence above is drawn from the Helianthus annuus cultivar XRQ/B chromosome 12, HanXRQr2.0-SUNRISE, whole genome shotgun sequence genome and encodes:
- the LOC110875363 gene encoding uncharacterized protein LOC110875363 — translated: MVDGDNIQFQKHISPSSAMGHTETCSSTIETIFSPILDAIDTEPNIYDYGGKQWRESDLVLPSCGDDDVNDTLRMSCEYSDLFIPDMIVSSSRLLDYEYDESSRFFGDECLLLPFLEDNIQTENRFVDGSVYSEPVIVSEDSNLYVAIHQMTLGLAVASERGTDDARRRGVAFARAFSAHLARLMEEPAAYEN